The genome window TACACATTCAATCCACATTCAATAATACCATCGTTACGGTTACCGACCCCGATGGGCGGGTCATCGCGCAATCGAGTGCGGGCAGATCAGGATTCAAGGGATCCCGGAAGAGCACGCCTTTCGCGGCGCAGCTGGCGGCGCGTGATGCGATCCGGCAGGCTATGGACCAGGGTATGAAGACTGCCGAGGTGCGCGTGAAGGGTCCCGGTGTGGGTCGGGAGGCAGCGCTGCGCGCTCTGCAGGTCGAAGGTTTCAGTGTCAACATGATCCGCGACGTGACCCCCATTCCGCACAACGGCTGCA of Desulfatiglans anilini DSM 4660 contains these proteins:
- the rpsK gene encoding 30S ribosomal protein S11; this encodes MAKTARKRGKVKKEKKNVPTGVVHIQSTFNNTIVTVTDPDGRVIAQSSAGRSGFKGSRKSTPFAAQLAARDAIRQAMDQGMKTAEVRVKGPGVGREAALRALQVEGFSVNMIRDVTPIPHNGCRPPKRRRV